The Bdellovibrio sp. ZAP7 DNA segment TTCCGCCGATAATAGCGTCGCCTTGGGCTTTCAACTCGCGATCTTTCTCCGGAGTGCAGGCCACCGCTGAAATCATTAATGTGAACGCCAATATTCCGGCAAGCTTCATAAGAAACATTCCTTAGGTAAAGTGGTATTTTAGCGTTAATTCAGGTGTTTACCAGCCCCACAAAATTTTTACCAAGCAGCCCTCAAAACTGTCGAATGTCTCCACAGGGGGAGGGGAAAACCCTGTCAAAACTGTTAGTTAGGCTGGGATTTGTGGGCTCTTTTATAAAGCGTTTGCCCCTCGTTCCTGGATACTCGAGAATCAAAAAATAGTGAGGAGTCCCTATGAAAACAGCTTTAAGCCTCTTTGCAGTCGTTTTTATGTTGATCAGCATATCGGGGGCGCAAGAGCCCGGGCCGTATTTTGAAAACACCATCGTACCCCGACAGGGCCGTTTATTTGCGATCGATTTTGATGCGGGCTCAAGAACGGTGCGAGTCTCTGCTGTGGGTAAGACAATAAAAGGTCTTAGCTCCTCTCGTTATGCGGTTTCCGCTGAAACAACAGATGCCGAAGGGATGGCGCGACAGTTGGATTTGGTATCGGTCGCTAGCGGCGGCTATCAGTTTAAAGATAAATTAGAGCCTAAAAAAGATGTGAAAATTAAGGTGCAAGATAAGCAAAGTAAAGAGACTGAAATTTTCTTGTTAAAACCTTAAGAAGCATATTCCTGAAAAAGAAAAGGCGGCTCGTAAGCCGCCTTTTTTTATTTTGCACCGAAAGATTTCGCAGTGTCTTTGATCCAAGTCGCGTAGTGCAGGATGTTCATGTAGATGATGTCGTTATTGCAGCCAATACCGCTACGGCTCGTCACGCCCCAAAGTTGAACTTCGTCACCAACTTGAATGTAGGCTGGGCCCCCAGAATCACCAGAGCAAGCCGCTTTGCCGCCTCTTTGATCCAGAATCACTTCGCCATCGTTCGGGCTGTATTTGATTTTTACTGTCACAGCTTTCAAAATCGCAGGACCGCTGATTTCTTCACGGATGCAGGTCGTGGCTTTTCGAGCGTCGTCGTTGTTACAGAAAACTTCGCCCTTATCGATCAGGTCTTGAAGGTTTTCAGTTTTCTTTGGATCAACTGGGATCACTTCTGCGTAATCCACGCCATAACCGGCAAGAATTGTTGTAGCGCCCGTTTTCAAAGCCGCTGGGTCCGTTAGGATCTTTGCAGTTTGATAGCCTTTTGGAGTTTCGCCTTCGTACATCATCAGGCCCACGTCGTTACCTGGGAAAGCCGCGTTTGCTTGGCCTGGATTCCAGTCTTTGTTTGCCTTCATC contains these protein-coding regions:
- a CDS encoding trypsin-like serine protease — protein: MKVLSSLFLTVALITAGCGSSVNSNNLTAKNSDSIIGGQLVKEGTALAQSVVGIYDDNEGYTCTGSLLPGNLVLTAAHCIGKKTSGVYIVFHPDMESILNMGNNFKNSPAVRQVVQMKANKDWNPGQANAAFPGNDVGLMMYEGETPKGYQTAKILTDPAALKTGATTILAGYGVDYAEVIPVDPKKTENLQDLIDKGEVFCNNDDARKATTCIREEISGPAILKAVTVKIKYSPNDGEVILDQRGGKAACSGDSGGPAYIQVGDEVQLWGVTSRSGIGCNNDIIYMNILHYATWIKDTAKSFGAK